In Diachasmimorpha longicaudata isolate KC_UGA_2023 chromosome 4, iyDiaLong2, whole genome shotgun sequence, a single genomic region encodes these proteins:
- the LOC135161518 gene encoding pyrethroid hydrolase Ces2a-like, producing the protein MELVVERRFLALVILFVLISPFECSSRVKRIVGGNHAAKPPEDDPVVFVNRDDRDARIYGSRDPDKGFYVFKGIRFGEPPVGRSRFQRPRAVHLNGEYNATAWGPPCPQLHKGKVVGSEDCLFLNVFTPALPDSGDGYPVLIWIHGGGFRIGAACQYEMRNLIKKHMVVVSIQYRLGSLGFLSTGTRDLPGNNGMFDMTLAVNWVKKYIGYFGGNPERIVAFGQGTGASSALMLSLSSLTKNHFSGLIAMSGTLLSNFVFDRDPMQTTKFIASSHGCPSENVTEMVRCLQELPVEKLISVDAKLSHIRMVADGFISEISALLAAGPVVEGRDDERALPNLMTDTPESVLSLGNFPKIPLLTGVVKDETGGSIAGGYRSEVDNKLKSVPDFLTRELVPSLQNTIPFFGNGSRQFIPNAFSEYLKIPEGGSLRESLTKVAEAVTDAIFNAPALLTLNYWSKKANAYFYSFDYNSTHSHGKDFLAGLPLVDAKDPSLGSTGHGDDLGFIFGQNDIFGEQLPSVPFSEKDQGVTDTFTEVISQFARTGQPGGDGPNGVLPSFSSNDNSYISITDEIRLMNNFRLCEMSLWTGDAEKLVSPSCDVLRVTSETVKKIGKETGKIVDLVSPSVDKIKKPIDALGNVGGKVVPGGFPPVAVPKIPKVPKIPLFGYF; encoded by the exons ATGGAACTCGTCGTGGAGAGACGTTTCCTCGCTCTCGTCATTTTATTCGTCTTAATTAGTCCTTTCGAGTGTTCGAGTAGAGTCAAACGAATCGTGGGGGGAAATCACGCCGCCAAACCCCCAGAGGATGATCCGGTGGTTTTTGTGAATAGAGACGATCGCGACGCAAGAATTTACGGTTCTCGTGATCCTGACAAAGGATTTTACGTCTTCAAAGGGATCAGATTCGGCGAACCGCCTGTTGGGCGCAGTCGATTTCAG CGACCAAGAGCTGTGCATTTGAACGGCGAGTACAACGCAACGGCCTGGGGTCCACCGTGCCCCCAGCTCCACAAAGGAAAAGTTGTGGGTTCCGAGGATTGCCTATTCCTGAATGTCTTCACCCCAGCACTTCCGGACTCTGGGGACGGCTATCCCGTCCTCATATGGATCCACGGAGGAGGATTTCGCATTGGTGCAGCCTGTCAATACGAGATGAGGAATTTAATCAAGAAACACATGGTCGTTGTCTCCATCCAGTACCGACTCGGGTCGCTAGGATTCCTGAGTACAGGGACTCGAGATTTACCAGGAAATAACGGAATGTTTGACATGACTCTCGCTGTCAATTGGGTGAAGAAATATATTGGATATTTCGGGGGAAATCCGGAGAGAATTGTCGCCTTTGGACAAGGCACTGGGGCTAGTTCCGCCCTGATGCTTTCTCTGTCGTCCTTGACTAAAA ATCATTTCAGTGGACTGATTGCAATGTCTGGAACTCTTCTATCCAATTTCGTTTTTGATAGAGACCCCATGCAAACGACAAAGTTCATAGCTTCTTCTCATGGATGTCCTAGTGAGAATGTAACCGAGATGGTACGATGTCTTCAGGAATTACcggtagaaaaattaatttcagtgGATGCGAAACTATCGCACATTCGAATGGTGGCTGATGGCTTCATTTCGGAGATATCCGCGCTTTTGGCAGCTGGACCTGTGGTGGAAGGAAGGGATGACGAAAG gGCACTTCCAAATTTAATGACTGACACACCCGAAAGCGTCTTAAGTCTCGGGAACTTCCCGAAAATTCCTCTTCTGACTGGAGTCGTCAAAGACGAAACTGGAGGATCCATCGCCGGCGGCTACAGGAGCGAAGTTGATAATAAACTGAAGTCAGTCCCAGACTTTTTGACTAGAGAATTGGTTCCATCTCTTCAGAACACAATTCCATTTTTTGGTAACGGCTCAAGGCAGTTCATTCCCAACGCTTTCAGCGAGTACTTGAAGATCCCCGAGGGTGGGAGTCTACGGGAGAGTCTGACGAAAGTTGCCGAAGCCGTCACCGACGCAATATTCAATGCCCCCGCCCTTCTAACCCTCAACTACTGGAGCAAAAAAGCGAATGCTTATTTCTACAGCTTCGATTACAACAGCACACACTCTCACGGAAAGGACTTTTTGGCTGGACTTCCTCTGGTGGACGCCAAGGACCCGTCACTGGGGTCGACAGGCCACGGAGACGATCTGGGATTTATTTTTGGGCAGAATGACATCTTCGGAGAACAACTACCATCGGTACCATTCTCGGAGAAAGACCAGGGAGTCACTGACACCTTCACAGAAGTCATTTCACAGTTTGCTAGGACAGGACAACCTGGGGGGGATGGACCTAATGGAGTTCTTCCGTCATTCTCCAGTAACGATAACTCCTACATCAGTATAACTGATGAGATAAGACTTATGAACAACTTTAGATTGTGCGAAATGAGTTTATGGACTGGAGATGCAGAGAAACTTGTGTCACCGAGTTGTGACGTACTCAGGGTCACGTCTGAAACTGTCAAGAAAATTGGCAAGGAAACtgggaaaattgttgatttagTGTCTCCGAGtgtcgataaaataaaaaaaccgatTGATGCGCTAGGAAATGTGGGAGGGAAGGTAGTTCCTGGAGGATTTCCGCCTGTAGCTGTTCCAAAAATCCCCAAAGTTCCAAAAATCCCTCTTTTCGGCTATTTTTAG